One segment of Lytechinus pictus isolate F3 Inbred chromosome 13, Lp3.0, whole genome shotgun sequence DNA contains the following:
- the LOC129275034 gene encoding formin-like protein 2 isoform X3, producing the protein MEPGNTSKRTRRKMFDTSTQNLRDLEISLRTNNIQWVREFLNEENLGLDVLVEYLQWLNKTMTHEEHLETLPPKQRSSLSVRGSRHGKKFSMQSHLAITRDDVHVCIMCCRAIMNFQYGFNLVINHKECINAIALSLNHKSPRTKALVLELLAAVCLVKGGHEIILSAFDNFKLVCCEAYRFQKMFEYFTRYEEASIDFMVACMQFINIVVHSVENMNFRSHLQYEFSCLGLDDYLEQKLKTTESDRLQVQIQAYLDNVFDVGQLMEDSDTKTAALERVANLEEALYQTTDSLRVMEDASLAKIAELQMGIAKISRELDVVKNEKLEADKTIKVLKSIPRGTGNGTGAGGGGGDGIGTGTGGGGGGTGSGGGGTGGGGPGRGNGTGGPGLGNGSMTLGQDDDFPPPPPPPPPPAETNGSAPPPPPPPPPPPGQAGPPAPPPPPMGVPPPPPPPSGAPIPPPPPGMIGGAPFGSVTIKKKIRTKYRLPALNWVAFKPNQIGGTVFSELDDDRVMGDIDFDSFEETFKTQTQGSGLTVTDGKKKATLKKETTSLLDSNRLQNISIIRRKIELTTEQIVEAIKKTNLAALPIDAVEQLHRCCPKDDEKKAFQQYEKDKKPINVLTDEDRLMIQLCKVDRLGQRLGCMIFMGNFTDTILSFTPQLNAITSASLSIKNSSRIKKLLEVILAFGNYLNSSKRGAAYGFKLQTLDTILDTKSADRKITLLHYIVQTIHQKFPDVASFHEDLQYIEKAAAVSLENLIADITSLSHGITLCKREYAQQSDNTILRDFLLNNEEKVRKLEMDLKNAKDAFNEVVGYFGENPKTLPPSAFFALFHRFSVAFKKAEVENERRKKIQQAQKNTADNIAAAQKVRKDKQNQAAVVAELETRYRGKEKGPKEVSDGAIENIISDLKNEPYRRADGIRRSLRRRQVERPSILADEMVI; encoded by the exons ATGGAGCCGGGGAACACGTCCAAG AGAACGAGAAGAAAGATGTTTGATACGTCAACGCAGAATCTTCGGGACCTGGAAATCTCACTAAGAACAAACAACATCCA ATGGGTACGGGAGTTTTTGAACGAGGAAAACCTTGGTTTAGATGTCCTAGTTGAGTATCTTCAATGGCTGAATAAAACTATGAC GCACGAGGAACATCTAGAGACGCTACCGCCGAAGCAGAGGAGCTCGTTGAGCGTCCGAGGGTCGCGGCACGGGAAGAAGTTCTCCATGCAGTCCCATCTAGCCATCACCAGAGACGACGTCCATGTTTGTATTATGTGCTGCAGAGCAATTATGAATTTCCAG tatgGTTTCAACCTGGTTATCAATCACAAAGAATGTATTAATGCAATAGCCCTTAGTCTAAATCATAAATCACCCAG AACCAAAGCCTTAGTGTTAGAGTTGTTAGCAGCTGTATGCCTCGTCAAGGGAGGCCATGAAATCATTCTCAGTGCTTTTGATAACTTCAAATTG GTATGTTGTGAGGCATATAGGTTCCAGAAGATGTTTGAGTACTTCACGAGATACGAAGAAGCAAGTATAGACTTCATG GTTGCGTGTATGCAGTTCATCAACATCGTTGTTCATTCTGTAGAGAATATGAACTTCAGATCACATCTCCAGTATGAGTTCTCATGTCTTGGATTAGATGACTATTTAGAG CAGAAGCTCAAGACGACGGAGAGTGACCGGCTCCAGGTCCAGATCCAGGCTTACCTTGACAATGTGTTTGATGTTGGTCAACTCATGGAGGACTCGGACACCAAGACCGCTGCATTGGAGAGAGTGGCCAACCTCGAAGAAGCTTTGTATCAG ACTACAGACAGTTTACGGGTCATGGAGGATGCATCGTTAGCAAAGATTGCGGAGCTCCAGATGGGTATTGCTAAAATCAGTAGAGAGTTAGATGTAGTAAAG AATGAAAAGCTTGAAGCGGACAAGACGATAAAGGTCTTAAAGAGCATCCCGAGGGGTACTGGCAATGGTACaggtgctggtggtggtggaggtgatgGCATCGGTACTGGTACCGGCGGCGGCGGTGGTGGTACCGGCAGTGGCGGTGGTGGTACCGGCGGCGGTGGTCCTGGTCGTGGAAATGGTACTGGCGGACCCGGCCTTGGTAACGGTAGCATGACGTTAGGACAGGATGATGACTttcctcctccacctcctccCCCGCCTCCTCCAGCAGAAACCAATGGATCTG cacctccccctcctcctcccccgcCCCCTCCACCAGGTCAAGCTGGTCCTCCTGCTCCCCCTCCACCACCCATGGGTGTAcctccaccccctcccccaccttCAGGGGCACCAattccaccccctccccctggtaTGATTGGCGGAGCACCATTTGGAT CTGTAACAATAAAGAAGAAGATCCGAACCAAGTATCGTCTTCCAGCACTCAATTGGGTTGCATTTAAACCGAATCAGATCGGAGGAACCGTGTTCAGTGAGCTTGATGATGACAGGGTTATGGGG GATATTGACTTTGACAGCTTTGAGGAAACGTTCAAGACGCAGACGCAAGGCAGCGGTCTGACGGTGACGGACGGTAAGAAAAAGGCGACATTGAAGAAAGAAACCACGTCTCTCCTCGactcaaacaggttacaaaacATCTCCATCATCAGGAGAAAGATTGAGCTTACAACGGAGCAAATCGTCGAAGCAATCAAGAA GACGAATCTCGCTGCTCTTCCGATCGATGCAGTAGAACAGCTTCATAGATGTTGTCCCAAGGATGACGAGAAGAAAGCATTCCAGCAGTATGAGAAAGATAAGAAGCCCATCAATGTTCTCACAGATGAGGATAGACTCATGATTCAG cTGTGTAAGGTTGATAGGCTTGGTCAACGTCTTGGTTGTATGATCTTCATGGGTAACTTCACAGATACCATACTTTCTTTCACACCG CAACTGAATGCAATTACATCAGCATCGTTATCCATCAAGAACTCGAGCAGGATCAAGAAGTTATTAGAG GTTATTCTAGCTTTCGGTAACTACTTGAACAGCTCAAAGAGAGGAGCGGCCTATGGTTTCAAACTCCAAACACTAGATACG ATCCTTGATACAAAATCAGCTGACCGTAAAATCACCCTGCTTCACTACATCGTACAGACCATCCATCAAAAATTCCCTGATGTCGCTAGTTTCCATGAAGATCTCCAGTACATCGAGAAGGCAGCAGCAG TCTCGCTGGAGAATCTGATAGCTGACATCACGAGTCTGAGCCATGGTATCACGCTGTGTAAGAGAGAGTACGCCCAGCAGAGCGATAATACCATCCTCAGAGATTTCTTGCTGAACAACGAGGAGAAGGTCCGGAAACTGGAGATGGATCTCAAGAATGCAAAG GATGCATTCAATGAAGTCGTTGGTTATTTTGGTGAGAATCCCAAGACGTTACCCCCCAGTGCCTTCTTTGCCCTCTTCCATCGGTTCTCAGTTGCTTTCAAG AAAGCAGAGGTCGAGAATGAACGAAGGAAAAAAATCCAG CAAGCCCAGAAGAACACGGCAGATAACATCGCAGCAGCTCAGAAAGTTAGGAAAGACAAACAAAATCAG GCCGCAGTAGTAGCCGAGCTCGAGACAAGGTATAGGGGCAAGGAGAAAGGACCCAAAGAGGTCTCGGATGGTGCTATTGAGAATATCATCTCGG ATCTGAAAAACGAGCCATACCGACGTGCCGATGGCATACGGCGGAGTCTCCGGCGTAGGCAGGTGGAACGACCGTCTATCCTAGCTGACGAGATGGTCATCTAG
- the LOC129275034 gene encoding formin-like protein 2 isoform X4: MEPGNTSKRTRRKMFDTSTQNLRDLEISLRTNNIQWVREFLNEENLGLDVLVEYLQWLNKTMTHEEHLETLPPKQRSSLSVRGSRHGKKFSMQSHLAITRDDVHVCIMCCRAIMNFQYGFNLVINHKECINAIALSLNHKSPRTKALVLELLAAVCLVKGGHEIILSAFDNFKLVCCEAYRFQKMFEYFTRYEEASIDFMVACMQFINIVVHSVENMNFRSHLQYEFSCLGLDDYLEKLKTTESDRLQVQIQAYLDNVFDVGQLMEDSDTKTAALERVANLEEALYQTTDSLRVMEDASLAKIAELQMGIAKISRELDVVKNEKLEADKTIKVLKSIPRGTGNGTGAGGGGGDGIGTGTGGGGGGTGSGGGGTGGGGPGRGNGTGGPGLGNGSMTLGQDDDFPPPPPPPPPPAETNGSAPPPPPPPPPPPGQAGPPAPPPPPMGVPPPPPPPSGAPIPPPPPGMIGGAPFGSVTIKKKIRTKYRLPALNWVAFKPNQIGGTVFSELDDDRVMGDIDFDSFEETFKTQTQGSGLTVTDGKKKATLKKETTSLLDSNRLQNISIIRRKIELTTEQIVEAIKKTNLAALPIDAVEQLHRCCPKDDEKKAFQQYEKDKKPINVLTDEDRLMIQLCKVDRLGQRLGCMIFMGNFTDTILSFTPQLNAITSASLSIKNSSRIKKLLEVILAFGNYLNSSKRGAAYGFKLQTLDTILDTKSADRKITLLHYIVQTIHQKFPDVASFHEDLQYIEKAAAVSLENLIADITSLSHGITLCKREYAQQSDNTILRDFLLNNEEKVRKLEMDLKNAKDAFNEVVGYFGENPKTLPPSAFFALFHRFSVAFKKAEVENERRKKIQQAQKNTADNIAAAQKVRKDKQNQAAVVAELETRYRGKEKGPKEVSDGAIENIISDLKNEPYRRADGIRRSLRRRQVERPSILADEMVI; this comes from the exons ATGGAGCCGGGGAACACGTCCAAG AGAACGAGAAGAAAGATGTTTGATACGTCAACGCAGAATCTTCGGGACCTGGAAATCTCACTAAGAACAAACAACATCCA ATGGGTACGGGAGTTTTTGAACGAGGAAAACCTTGGTTTAGATGTCCTAGTTGAGTATCTTCAATGGCTGAATAAAACTATGAC GCACGAGGAACATCTAGAGACGCTACCGCCGAAGCAGAGGAGCTCGTTGAGCGTCCGAGGGTCGCGGCACGGGAAGAAGTTCTCCATGCAGTCCCATCTAGCCATCACCAGAGACGACGTCCATGTTTGTATTATGTGCTGCAGAGCAATTATGAATTTCCAG tatgGTTTCAACCTGGTTATCAATCACAAAGAATGTATTAATGCAATAGCCCTTAGTCTAAATCATAAATCACCCAG AACCAAAGCCTTAGTGTTAGAGTTGTTAGCAGCTGTATGCCTCGTCAAGGGAGGCCATGAAATCATTCTCAGTGCTTTTGATAACTTCAAATTG GTATGTTGTGAGGCATATAGGTTCCAGAAGATGTTTGAGTACTTCACGAGATACGAAGAAGCAAGTATAGACTTCATG GTTGCGTGTATGCAGTTCATCAACATCGTTGTTCATTCTGTAGAGAATATGAACTTCAGATCACATCTCCAGTATGAGTTCTCATGTCTTGGATTAGATGACTATTTAGAG AAGCTCAAGACGACGGAGAGTGACCGGCTCCAGGTCCAGATCCAGGCTTACCTTGACAATGTGTTTGATGTTGGTCAACTCATGGAGGACTCGGACACCAAGACCGCTGCATTGGAGAGAGTGGCCAACCTCGAAGAAGCTTTGTATCAG ACTACAGACAGTTTACGGGTCATGGAGGATGCATCGTTAGCAAAGATTGCGGAGCTCCAGATGGGTATTGCTAAAATCAGTAGAGAGTTAGATGTAGTAAAG AATGAAAAGCTTGAAGCGGACAAGACGATAAAGGTCTTAAAGAGCATCCCGAGGGGTACTGGCAATGGTACaggtgctggtggtggtggaggtgatgGCATCGGTACTGGTACCGGCGGCGGCGGTGGTGGTACCGGCAGTGGCGGTGGTGGTACCGGCGGCGGTGGTCCTGGTCGTGGAAATGGTACTGGCGGACCCGGCCTTGGTAACGGTAGCATGACGTTAGGACAGGATGATGACTttcctcctccacctcctccCCCGCCTCCTCCAGCAGAAACCAATGGATCTG cacctccccctcctcctcccccgcCCCCTCCACCAGGTCAAGCTGGTCCTCCTGCTCCCCCTCCACCACCCATGGGTGTAcctccaccccctcccccaccttCAGGGGCACCAattccaccccctccccctggtaTGATTGGCGGAGCACCATTTGGAT CTGTAACAATAAAGAAGAAGATCCGAACCAAGTATCGTCTTCCAGCACTCAATTGGGTTGCATTTAAACCGAATCAGATCGGAGGAACCGTGTTCAGTGAGCTTGATGATGACAGGGTTATGGGG GATATTGACTTTGACAGCTTTGAGGAAACGTTCAAGACGCAGACGCAAGGCAGCGGTCTGACGGTGACGGACGGTAAGAAAAAGGCGACATTGAAGAAAGAAACCACGTCTCTCCTCGactcaaacaggttacaaaacATCTCCATCATCAGGAGAAAGATTGAGCTTACAACGGAGCAAATCGTCGAAGCAATCAAGAA GACGAATCTCGCTGCTCTTCCGATCGATGCAGTAGAACAGCTTCATAGATGTTGTCCCAAGGATGACGAGAAGAAAGCATTCCAGCAGTATGAGAAAGATAAGAAGCCCATCAATGTTCTCACAGATGAGGATAGACTCATGATTCAG cTGTGTAAGGTTGATAGGCTTGGTCAACGTCTTGGTTGTATGATCTTCATGGGTAACTTCACAGATACCATACTTTCTTTCACACCG CAACTGAATGCAATTACATCAGCATCGTTATCCATCAAGAACTCGAGCAGGATCAAGAAGTTATTAGAG GTTATTCTAGCTTTCGGTAACTACTTGAACAGCTCAAAGAGAGGAGCGGCCTATGGTTTCAAACTCCAAACACTAGATACG ATCCTTGATACAAAATCAGCTGACCGTAAAATCACCCTGCTTCACTACATCGTACAGACCATCCATCAAAAATTCCCTGATGTCGCTAGTTTCCATGAAGATCTCCAGTACATCGAGAAGGCAGCAGCAG TCTCGCTGGAGAATCTGATAGCTGACATCACGAGTCTGAGCCATGGTATCACGCTGTGTAAGAGAGAGTACGCCCAGCAGAGCGATAATACCATCCTCAGAGATTTCTTGCTGAACAACGAGGAGAAGGTCCGGAAACTGGAGATGGATCTCAAGAATGCAAAG GATGCATTCAATGAAGTCGTTGGTTATTTTGGTGAGAATCCCAAGACGTTACCCCCCAGTGCCTTCTTTGCCCTCTTCCATCGGTTCTCAGTTGCTTTCAAG AAAGCAGAGGTCGAGAATGAACGAAGGAAAAAAATCCAG CAAGCCCAGAAGAACACGGCAGATAACATCGCAGCAGCTCAGAAAGTTAGGAAAGACAAACAAAATCAG GCCGCAGTAGTAGCCGAGCTCGAGACAAGGTATAGGGGCAAGGAGAAAGGACCCAAAGAGGTCTCGGATGGTGCTATTGAGAATATCATCTCGG ATCTGAAAAACGAGCCATACCGACGTGCCGATGGCATACGGCGGAGTCTCCGGCGTAGGCAGGTGGAACGACCGTCTATCCTAGCTGACGAGATGGTCATCTAG